The genomic segment CGAGCAGCAGCCGTCGGCCCCGCCCGGTGGATTGCCCTCCATCCCTGCGGGCCGGGGGCCCGTTCCCTCGCCGCGCACGCCGTGCGGCAGAGCCCCTGCGCGCGGCCGAGTGTTGACGCGCGGCCCCCCGGGGCTATCTTTTTCGACACTCCACAATCCACGACATTCCGCGCGGCGACCCACCTCCCGGGCACGGTGGGTGTCACGAGCAGACCGTGGCGCCTTCGTCGGTACGTTGGCGGCAAGGCCTATGCTCCGTGCATCCGGACTCACCAAGTACTTCGGAGGCAAACGCGCCCTGGGGCCGGTGTCGTTCGAGATCGGCCGGGGCGAGACGGTCGGGATCCTCGGCCTCAACGGCGTCGGCAAGTCGACACTGCTCCGGATCGTGGCGACCGACCTGCGTCCTTCGGCAGGCGGGTTGGAGGTCGCGGGGATCGACGCGGTGCGCGAGCCCCACGCCGTGCGCCGCCGGATCGGCTTCCTGCCCCAGATCCCGCCGCTCTACCCCGAGATGACCGTGGCGGAGTTCCTCCGCTTCGCCGGCCGCATCCGGGGCATGGAGGAGAAGGCGCTGGCGCGCCGCATCCCGGAAGTCGAGGAGCTCACGCACATCGGTGAGGTTCGGGGCGAGCTCGTGCGCAACCTCTCGCTCGGCTACCGTCAGCGGGTGGGCGTGGCGCAGGCGATCGTGCACGAGCCCGAGCTCCTGGTCCTGGACGAGCCCACGCAGGGACTCGACCCCGCCCAGGTCGTCGAGATGCGGGCCCTCCTGCGCGCGCTCAAGGAGCGCCACACGGTGCTCCTCTCGAGCCACAACCTCTCCGAGATCAGCCAGACCTGTGACCGACTCCTGGTGCTCGATGCCGGGCGTGTGATCGCGCACGGCACCGAAGAGGAGCTGTCCGCGCGGCTCCTGGGCGCCCGGCGCATCGAGATCGCCGTGCGGGGCGACGGCGACGGCGCGGCCGACCGCCTGCGCGCGATCGAGGGCGTGCGCGCCGTCACCCGCGCCGACGGCGACGGCGTCGTCGTGTTCACCGTCGAGGCCAAGGAGGACCTGCGCGCGGAGGTCTGCCGGGCGCTGGTGCTGGCGGGTCACGACGTCGTGCGGCTCGATGAGAGCCGAGAGAAGCTGGAAACCATCTTCCTCGAGCTGGTGCAGGGACGTGCGGGCGACGTGGACCATCTTCCGGCGTGAGCTGGCGGCGTACCTGGCGAGCCCGTTGGGCTGGATCGTGGCCGCCACCGTCTTGCTCATCGACGGGCTGCTCTTCTATGCCCAGGCGCTCGGCCCCGCGGCCGGCGAGCGCCTCTCGGCCGAGGTGCTGTCCCGCTTCTTCTGGACGACGAGCGGCCTGGTCGCGATCGCGGCGGTCGCGCTGTCGGTGCGACTCCTCGTCGAGGAGCGGCAGCTCGACACCCTCGTCCTCCTCAACACCTCGCCCGTCCGCGACCGCGAGATCGTCCTCGGCAAGTTCCTCTCGGCCTTCGCGTTCCTCGGCGGCATTACACTACTGACGCTGTACATGCCGCTGCTGGTCATGGTCAACGGCAAGATCTCGGCAGGGCAGATCGCGATCGGCTACCTCGGCCTCTTCCTGATCGGCGGCGCGGTACTGGCGGTCGGCGTGTTCGCCTCCTCGCTCACACGGCACCCGCTGCTGGCCGCGGCGATCGGCGCGGCGCTGACCGGCGCCCTCTTCCTCTTCTGGCCGCTCAGCTTCGTGCTGGACCCGCCGCTCTCGCGCGTGATCGCCGGGCTCTCCATCCACGGCCGCCACTTCGCCGGCTTCCAGGTCGGCGTGCTCCACCTGCGCGACGTCTTCTACTACCTGGCGATCACCTTCTTCTTCCTGCTCCTCGCGACCAAGGTGCTGGAGGCGAAGCGATGGGAGTGACGCGGACGGCGCCGTGGTGGCTCACGTGGGCGCTGCTGGCCGGCCTCGTCTCTCTCTTCCTGGGCGAACGAGTGTTCGAGACGATCGCGCCGGCGCGCGCCGTGCTCTCGGGGCTCGGCGCGCTGGTCGTGCTCGGCTGCCTCGCCTGGCGAGTGGCATCCCGTCGGAGTGCCGTGGGTGAGGCACGCGAGGTCGAGACGCTGCTTCTCCTCACCTACGCCGGCTGCGTGCTCGCGCTCGTGCTCTACTTCATCTCGAGCACGGACGGCATGCGCTGGCTCGGCATCGAGTTCGCCGACGACACGGCGCGTCGCCGCTACCTGGTCGTGCTGCACGTGCTGTGGCCGACCGTGCTCGCGGTCTCGCTGCTCCCCGCGCTCGGCGCGCAGATCGCGCTCGGCGCGCACCGGCACGCCCGCGCCGCCGGCGCCGGCCTCGAAGCGCTGCGGGTGCGCGAGACCGCGACGGCCGCCCTCACGATCGCGCTCGCGGGTGGGTTCCTCCTCGTGACGGGCTGGATCGCCGCCGAGCGGGACGTCACGCTCGACCTCAGCTACTTCCGCACCTCGAGCCCGGGCTCCGCCACCGCGGCGATGGTCGAAGGACTCGACGAGCCGCTCCGGGTGCTGCTCTTCTTCCCGGAAGTGAACCCGGTCAAGGACGAAGCACTCCGGTACTTCCGGGCACTGGCGCGCGCGAGCGGCCGCGTCACGATCGAGGAGCACGACCGGGTCGTCTCGCCGCGTCTGGCCGAGGAGCACCGGGTGACGGCGGACGGCACGGTCGTCCTCGCGAGCGGCGGCCGCGAGGAGCACATCGTGCTCGGCACCGGACTCCCCGCCGCGCGGAGGGCGTTGCGCACGCTCGACCGTACGGTGCAGGAGCGGCTCATGGCCCTGCTCCGCGAGCGCCGTGTCGCGTACCTGACCACCGGGCACGGTGAGTTGAACGACACCGCGTCGGCGGACCTGGTCGCCGACGAAGGCCTCGGCGGCGTCGGCACGTTCCAGGAGCTCTTGCGCCTGCTCAACTACGAGGTCCGGCCGCTCGGCCTGGCCGAGGGTCTCGGCCGGGAGGTGCCGAACGACGCGGCGATGGTCATCGCCCTCGGGCCCCGCCGCCCGTTCCTTGCCGAGGAGCTCGACGCGCTGGACCGCTACCTGGCGGGCGGCGGCTCGCTCCTGCTCGCGCTCGATCCCGAGAGCGGCTTCGACCTCGGGCCGCTCGTCCCGCGTCTGGGCGTACGCTACGTGGCCGAGACCCTCGTGGACGACCAGCAGCACCTCCGGCAGCGCGGCAACAACTCGGACCGGCGACTGATCGTGACCAACCGCTTCTCGGCGCACGCCGCCACAACGACGCCGAGTCGCGCGCGTCCCGGCGGTGCGGTGCTGTTCGTCGGCGCCGGCCACCTCCAGGAGGCGGCCGCGGACGGCGCCGGTTGGGACGGCGGCACGAGGGGTGACGCGCCCCGCCCGACCTTCATCGTACGCTCGCTGCCGTCCACCTTCGCCGATCGCAACGGCAACTTCGAGTTCGACGAGGGTCTCGAGGAGCGCGGCTCGTACAACCTGGTGGCCGCAGTGGAGGTCGCGGCCGGCGAGGCCACGAAGGGCAAGGCGAGCGCCGACGACCCCGAACGGGCCCTCTCCAGCGGAGCCCGCCCGATGCGCGCCCTGGTCTACGCCGACGCGGGGCTGTTCACGGATGCCGTGCTCCGCAGCCTCGGCCTGAACGCGGCGCTGGTGGCGGACGGCATCAAGTGGTTGGGCGGCGAGGAGGCGCTGGCGGGCGTGGCCGAGTCCGAGGAAGACATCCCCATTCGGCACACCCGCGCCGAGGACGTGCTCTGGTTCTACTCGACGATCCTGGGGGCGCCGGCCCTCGTGCTCACCTTGGGGCTCGTCGGCGTCTGGCGCCGTCGCCGGCGGCGCGGAGGAGTGGCGTCATGAAGGCGAGGGAACCCGTCATCTACGCGGTGCTGCTGCTCATCGCGCTGGGCTTCGCGTACCAGACCTGGGCGCGTGAGGACACCACGGGCAAGGATCGGGGCAGCATCGTCATCTGGGAGGCACCCACCGAGGCGTTCACCGCGGTCCGCTACGAGGGCGACAACCTCGCCGTGGACATCGAGCGGCGCGGGGCGCGCGACGACGAATACCTCTGGGCGCAGGTCATCCGGAGGTGGTCCACGTACCGCCGTATCAACCCCGATTCCACGGAGCCCACCGAGATCGTGGACACGAGCCGGTTCGTCGTGGGCGCGCTCGGCGAGGACCTGGTCGATGCGCTCACCACGCTCCGCGCGCGCCGCGACCTCGGTGTCCCGTCCGCCGAGCGGCTTTCCGAGTACGGCCTGACCGACTCCACCACGCACCTCACCGTCCGCGTCGGCGGTCACGAGCGCACGCTCGTGGTCGGCGGCAGGGTGTACGCGCTGAGCGATCGCTACGTGCTCGACCCGGAGACGGGGCACGTCTACGTGCTCGCCGGCCATATCGTCCAGCTCCTCGAGGATGCGGCCAGCCGCCTGCCCGAGCGGCGACTGCACGCCTTCGAACGGAGCGCCATCGCCCGGACGGTGGTGCGGGCCGGCGGGCGTGAGCACGTCAGGCAGCGCGCGGTTGGCGCCAGCCCGGGCGAGGAAGTCTGGACGCCGCCGGATGCGCCCGACCAGCCCGACCAGACCTTCGCCAACTTCATGGACCGGCTGCGCCAGCTCTGGATCGGCAATTACAAGCCTGACGTGGACGTGGCGGGGCTCGAGCTGGTGTTGCGCGTCGAGTATCTGGATCGAAAGCAGCAACCGCTAGGCTTTCTGGAGCTACTCCGCCGCGCGAACGCCGACGGCCAGCCCGAGTACCTGATCCGTACCGAGCTGACCCGGGTCCCGACGACGACGCACAACGCGCTGGCAGAGCAGTTGGCGACGGACGTGGCGCAGCTCTTTTGAGCCTCAACGGGCGCTCGACGCCCCGGGCTCGACGCCAGCGGGTACCGGCCGGGCGAAGGCGTGAGCCACGAGGTCCATGCGATGACTCCAATGAGGGCGCCGAACCAGGAGCCGCGGACGGCCCCGTACATCCCGATCGCGTAGTAAGTCGAGCGGAACGCGGCGGCCTCTCACCTCCCCGTCGCGTGGTAGGTCAACAGCCGCGCCGAGAGGGCGTCCAGCGCCTCCCAGGTGCGGCTGTTCTGTGAGGGGTCGTACGCGTTGGTCACGGCAAGGACGGCGAAGCCACGGTTCGGGGCGAGCCACGCGACCGAGCTGTTCGCCGTGTTCGAGCCGGCGTGGGTCAGCGTCTTGCCGTCTGCCCAGCTCCGGCTCGTGATGATCCACCCCATGCCGTACGAGTCCGAGCCGTCCATCGGAACGTTGGCGCTCGTGGTCACGCGCCCCGCCTCTGCGTTGACGATCGTCGGGTTGCCGGCCTCGACGCGCAGCACTTCCTGGATGAACCGCGCCCAGCTCCCGATGGACATGTGCGCGCCGCCCGCCGACGCGTAGACCGGCGGGTTGTCGAGCCCTTCCCGGGCGACCCAGCGGCCGCCCACCCACTGGTGCCCCACGGGCTGCGCCGCGCCGCCCGCGTCCTGCGCGCCGTAGCCGGCATCGGTGATGCCCAGCGGCTCGAGGACACGCGACGCCATCGCGCGCTCGAACGTCTCGCCCATCGCGCGCTCGAGCATCGCGGCGGCCACCATGTAGCCCGTGTTCGAGTAGAGGTAGGTGCCGTACGCCGCGGCGGGCGGGACCGAGACGGCCCACCGGGTCACCGCCAGCCGCTGCTCCGGGCGGTCCCGGCCCGAGATCGCCGTCCACTCCGGATCGGCGGCAAGGCCGGCGCGGTGCGAGAGCAGGTCGCGCAACGTCACGCCGCGATACGGCTCGAGCATCGTCGGCGCGAGCTCCGGGAACGCCTCCGCGAGCGTCGTCGTCCACCGGATCTCGGCCCGGTCCACGGCGGTGGCCGCGAGCATCGCCGTGAACGCCTTGAAGTTCGAGCCGAGGTGCCAGAGGTCGTCCAGCGTGACGGGCGCCCCGTCCGGCACGCGGCGTACGCCGGAGACGGCGGCGATGGAGCCGCCATCCGCGGTGACGATGGCGCCGCCCAGCGCCGGCAGGTCGTACGCCGCGCGGATCGAGTCGACGATCGTCTGGATGCTGCTCCCGTCATCGTCCGGGACCGGCCCCCCCGCGCGGCGCACCCCACCGCCGACAGAGCGGCCGCCAGCAGTGCAGGAGGCACGGACCACCGCCGGCGGAACATCCCGATCCTCGCCACGACGCGCTGCTCCCTCAGCCGGCCCCGAGCAACGCCTCGGCGAGCCGCGGCAGCACCTCGCCGCAGCGCCCCTCCACCTTCACCGCAGCAGCGTCGTCCGCGCGGGTGGGGCCGATGTTGATGATCGCGACCGGCACGCCGTCCTGCTGCGCCCGGAGCACGAAGCGCCGGCCGGAGTAGACCGTGAGCGACGAGCCCACGACCAGCAGCACGTCGCCCTCCTCGAACAGACGCCACGCCTCGTCCACCCACTCGCGCGGCACGTTCTCGCCGAAGAAGACGACGTCGGGCTTCACGATCCCGCCACACGCCTCGCAGCCGGGCACCCGGAACCCCTCGAGCGCCCACGCGGGCAGCTCCACATCGCCGTCGGGCTTGATCTCCAACGCGCCGCTCTCCGCCGCTCGCGCGAGCCGCGCCGCCCACTCCGCATTCAGCTCCTCGAGCCTGCGCTGGTACGCCTCGCGCGAGAAGGTGGTCTGACAGCCGAGGCACCGCACCCGCGAGAGCGAGCCGTGCAGCTCGACGACCCGCCGGCTGCCCGCCGCGTGGTGCAGCCCATCCACGTTCTGCGTGATGATGCCCCGCACCACGCCGCCCTCTTCCAGCCGCGCGAGCGCACGGTGGGCCGGGTTCGGCCTGGCCGTCGCGATGCGTCGCCAGCCGACGGCGCTCCTCGCCCAGTACCGGGCACGCGCCGCGTCGCTGCCCATGAACTCCTGGAACGTCATCGGCTTGCGCACACGCCCCACGGACTGCGGCCCGCGGTAGTCCGGGATCCCGGACTCCGTGCTGCACCCCGCACCGGCGAGCACCACCACCCGCCGACCCCGGAGCAGCTCCACGAGCGCGGGCGGAGGCGCGCAGGTGGTCGTGGTGGACGTCGCGATCACTGCCGGCGGCGGAACGTGGTGAACCCCTGGAGCTCGAGCGAACGCACCCGCCCGCGCGAGTCGAGGCCGAACGTCATGGTCGTCTGCCCGAAGCCGCGGGTCCGCCAGCGGCCGCGGAACGTGTCGAACCGCCAGTGCTCGAGGTCCGCCACGTAGTCGGGCGAGTAGCGCAGCACCAGCCGCCCGTCCTCGAGCGTCACCGTGACGTCGCCGTAGAGAGAGTCGGAGTACGTCCCGGCATAGGCCTCGAGAGGCAGGGAAGGCCCGCGCTGCGCCGCCTTGACTTCGGCTTGGCCAGCGCTCGCGGCGACGCTCGCCCGCGACCGCCGCTCCAGCTCCAGGTACTCGGCGCTCCAGTCCCTCTCGGGCAGGCCCAGCAGCAGGTCGAAGACCCGGTACATGAGCGCCGTCTGGAGCTCGCTCGAGCTCAGGTTCGCTATGGCGACGACGCCGATCCCCTCGGACGGGATCATCCCGACCTGCGTCCGCGTGTAGTTCACCGAACCGGTGTGCTGCACCACCTTTCGGCCGTGGTAGTCTTGCAGCCGCCAGCCGAGGCCGTACGCGCTGAAGTTCTGCGTCGGGAACATGCGCTTGGTGACCGAGTCGATCCGCATCACGACCTGGGGTGTGTGCATCTCCTCGATCGTCTCGCGCTTCAGCAGCCGCTTGCCCTCGTAGACCCCGCCGTTCAGGTGCAGCCGGATCCACTGCGCCATCTCCCACACGCTCGAGAAGATGGAGCCGGCCGGGCCCAGCGCGTCGTAGTTGCGCCGGTCCATGACGATGATCTTCCCGTCGGACAGGATGTGCGACGAGGACACGTTGTCCCGCGTCTGCACGACGTCGAAGCGCGACGTCGTCCGCGTCATCCCCAGCGGCCGGAACAGCCGCTCCTCGACGAACGCGTCCCAGCTCGTGTCGGCCACCGCGGCCACGACCTCGCCCGCGACCATGTACATCAGGTTGTTGTAGCTGTAGCCGTGGCGGAAGCTGTTCACCTGGTCCAGGTGGCGCAGCCGACGGATGATCTCCCGCCGGTCGAACGGCGAGGCGATCCACACGTTGTCCTCGCGCGCGACGCCCACCCGGTGCGTCAGCAGGTCGCGGATCGTGACGTGGCGCGTGACGTACGGGTCCTGGAGCTCGAAGTCCGGGAGGTGCTTGCGCACCGGGTCATCCCAGTGGATCCGGCCCTCGTCCACCAGCATGCCGAGCGCCGCGACGGTGAACGCCTTGCTCGTGGACGCGATGGCGAACAGCGTGTGCTCGTCCACGGGCTCGTTCTTGCCGTACTCGCGGACGCCGTAGCCGCGGGCGAAGATCACCGAGTCGTTCCGGACGATGGCGATCGCCAGTCCGGGGACCTGCCAGTCCCGACGCGCCTTCTCGATGTACGCGTCGAGGCTGGCGAAGGGGTCGGCCGCCCGCGCGGACGCCGCCGGCGCGGCCGACTGCGCCCACGCGGGCGAGGCCGAGGCGGCGAAGACCAGGACCACGAACGAGAGTCTGCGGAGACGGAGCATGGTCAATGCGGGGAGGAGGTTGCAGCATCGCCCGGCCGGGTCTCCCCGGCCGATCCCGTCGGCCGGGGAATCTACGCGCTCGAGCTCGGCAATGAACAGGGGCCGGCACCCCGGGCCGGTCAGGGCAGCATCGCGTCCAGGACCATCCGGAACCGGTCGAGCGGGAGCGCGCCCTGCACCCGGATGCCGTTGATGAAGAACGTCGGCGTGCCGCGCACACCGTTCTGGGCGGCGAGGGCATTGCCCGCCATCACGCGCAGACGGGAGCGGTTCTCGCGGTAACACGAGCTGAACCGCTCGGTATCGATCCCCACGTCCGCCGCATACCGGCCCAACACCGTCTCGGGGTCGTCCGTGCGCTTCCATTCATCCTGCCGCCGATACAACAGGTCGCGCATCGCCCAGAAGGCGTCCTCGCCCTGCTCGGTCGCGCACTCGGCCGCCCGCGTGGCCTCCTCTCCGTTCGGGAACGTGCCCATGACGAACGGCACGTAGAGCCACCGGACCTTGCCGGTCTCGACGTACTCGCGGTGCAGCGTCGGGTAGGTCTCCAGGGCGAACCGGGCGCAATAGGGGCAGCCGAAGTCGCTGAACTCGATCACCGTGACCGGCGCGTCCGCCGCGCCGCGCACGTGCCCGGCAGCGGCCGGATTGACCATTCCGAAGGATCCGAGCTGCTGGTCGAGCGCCGACGCGGCTGCGGCGCCTCCACTCTCGGCCGCGGACGGCCGCTCCCGGCCGCAGGCCGCGACGACGGTGAGAGCGAGCAGCGCTGCGGGCACGGCGCCGCGGGACAGGGCTGGGAACGTCATGGCGCAACCTCCAGATCGATCACCTGGCCGAAGCCGGCAAGGAACGAAGAGAGCACGGCGAAGCGGCCGGTGAACAGCAGGACACCGAGGATGATCAGGAATGCGCCCATCACACGCTGCAGGGGCAGCATCCACCGGCGCAACCAGCGCGTGCGTGTGAGGAAGGCGTTGAGAGCGACGGCCGCCACGAAGAACGGGACGCCCAGTCCCAGAGCGTAGGCGGCCAGCAGCATCATTCCGCGGGGCGCGGTCGCTTCCAGGCTGGCGTAGAGCAGGATCGACGCCAGCACAGGGCCGATGCACGGCGTCCAGCCGGCGCCGAACGCGAGGCCCGCCGCGATGGAGCCGAGCGCGCCGGCTGGCCGGGATGCGAGCTGGATGCGCCGTTCGCGCATGAGCGCGGAGACCCGCAGGACGCCGAGCAGGTAGAGCCCGAACAAGGCGATGACCACGCCGCCGACCTGCTGCAGCAGCGGCAGCGCCCGGGTGACCGCGGCTCCGAGCGCGGAGGCCGATGCGCCGAGCGCGATGAACAGGACGGAGAAGCCCAGGATGAACAGCCCCGCGTTCAGCGCGGCGTGCCGGCGCGCCGCAGCCCCGCCGTGCGCGCGGAGCTCATCGAGCGTGAGCCCGGTCACGAACGAGACGTAGCTCGGCACGATCGGCAGCACGCACGGCGAGAGGAACGAGACCAGCCCGGCAAGGAAGGCGAGGCCGAGCGAGACGGGGCTGGCGTCGGTCATGGCGCCGCCTCCTCTGCATCTCGCTCGGCGAGCAGCCGCTCGACCGCGGGCACGAGCGCCGTCTCCAGGAAGACGCCCTTCACCGTGTGACGGATGCGGCCCGTCGCGTCGATCAGGAACGACGTGGGGAGCATGGTCCCGGCCCCGAAGGCGCGTGTCGCCTCGGCCGTCGCCATCGCGACAGGGTACGTGATCCCGCGCTCCTCGAGGAACTCTTCGACCACTCGCCTGCCGGCGCGGTCGACCGAGAGGCCGAGGATGGTGAAGCCCCGGTCCCGGTACGCTTCGTAGGTGCGCTGGAACCCCGGCATCTCGTAGCGGCAGGGCGGGCACCACGTCGCCCAGAAATTCACCAGGACGACTTGCCCCCGGAGCTCACGGAGCGAGACCTGCTCGCCGCCCAGCGTCTCGACCCGAACGTCCGGGGCAGCCGTGCCACCCGCACCCACGCCGAGCGCGGCCGCGAACTGCGGCCAGATCCTGTAGCCGAGGAACCCCAGGACGACGATCCAGAACCCCGCCTCCAGAGCGATCCTCGGCCAGCGTCGCTTCGCTGCCATGGTCCACTGCGTCCAGGTTCACGCCACAGCCGGCTTCCCATGAGCAGGCGCCGGCTCTCCATCTCGTGCTGCGAGCGTCGAGGCTGCGGTCCGGTGGACCGCTGGCGTGCTCAGGCGCGAGGAGGGTGGTACGGTGGGGGGGTCGCAATCCCCTTCGGCGCGACCTCGTCGTGCGGCATCGGGCCGTGGGACTCCGCAGCCAGCGGTCGCTCGGCCTCCGGGGCTGGCCGAACGAACACCAGCGTCGTGCACGGCAGCGACCCGGGTCCCGCTGGCCCGTCGGTCGAGCGGCCGCCAGGAGCGGGCTCCTCCGCCCCGGCTCCGCCGGGCAGCCCGGCAGCGGCGCCCGTCTCCAGCACCGCCACCGCCGCGCCCCGCGCCCGGACGCACTGCGCCCGGGCGGCCATCCCGGTCACGGCGAACTGGCCGAGGATCGTCACCAGCACAACCAGTGCGCGGCGCCAGCGTTGCCGAGCCGTGCGGTGGAGCATACCACCGGAGGATACGCGGGTCAGCCGCCCCTGGTTCCCACAGCCCCGGCGGATACACCGGCCACGGCCGGCCAGGGCACTCCGCTTGCGTCGCCCTCACGGCGGATCGGCGGCGCGCCTTGCGACAGGAACCGCGCGTCACGCCCCTCGAAGCGGCAAGGCACGGTGAGATGCCGAGGCGCAACCCCGACGCGATACCCGCGCTGCCCGTCCGGCGCCACCCGGCGGGCCGCCGCCTCGCGTGCGCCCTCCGCCCCACACGCCTCGCCGCGCTCCTGCTCCGCGCGTCGCTCCGTGCGGCGCCGTTCGCGCAAGCGCAGGACCTGGGACACGAGCTCCTGGGCGAGGATCGACGTCCTCGCCAACGCCTTCGGCGCGTCCCTCACACTCAAGCCCGAGAACGCTCCGTACCTGGGCTTCGCCTTCGGATTGCCGCTGGCCGACACCTCCGTGAACGCCAACGATCCGAGGATCGCGATCGATCGGTCCGGCTTCGCCGACGTTTTCGTGCAACCACTCAAGCTGGGCTGAAGGTTCCCGCGGGAGACCTCGTGACGTCATACGCGTTCTACGCCCCCACCGGCTGCTTCGACCCGCGGGGCCGAGCGGGCGTCGGCCGCGGCTTCTGGTCCCACCAGTCCGGCGAGGACTCGATGCGGACGGAGCTGCGCGTGAACTACCCTGCAGACGCCGCCAGCTCCTGCTCCACCCCCTCCCACTCCCGCAGCAGAAGCTCGACCCGCTGGACCAGCGCCTCTCGCTCCCGCTGGAGCGCCTGCACCTGCTCGACCGGCGTCCACCCGTAGTACTCCGAATCGGCGAACGTCGCGTCGATCTCCGCGACGCGACGCTCCGCCGCCTCGATCTCGGCCAGCACGTCGTCCCGACGCCGCTCCAACTGGCGGAGCCGGTACGGGTTCACCTTCCGGCGGGCACTGGCCTCGCGCCCCTCGCGCCGACCCTCGGCGCGCCGACTGCCGCGCTCCTTCGCACTCGCTGCCCGCCGCGCCTCGAGCAGGACGGCATCCACGTCGAGG from the bacterium genome contains:
- a CDS encoding ABC transporter ATP-binding protein, producing the protein MLRASGLTKYFGGKRALGPVSFEIGRGETVGILGLNGVGKSTLLRIVATDLRPSAGGLEVAGIDAVREPHAVRRRIGFLPQIPPLYPEMTVAEFLRFAGRIRGMEEKALARRIPEVEELTHIGEVRGELVRNLSLGYRQRVGVAQAIVHEPELLVLDEPTQGLDPAQVVEMRALLRALKERHTVLLSSHNLSEISQTCDRLLVLDAGRVIAHGTEEELSARLLGARRIEIAVRGDGDGAADRLRAIEGVRAVTRADGDGVVVFTVEAKEDLRAEVCRALVLAGHDVVRLDESREKLETIFLELVQGRAGDVDHLPA
- a CDS encoding ABC transporter, which produces MGVTRTAPWWLTWALLAGLVSLFLGERVFETIAPARAVLSGLGALVVLGCLAWRVASRRSAVGEAREVETLLLLTYAGCVLALVLYFISSTDGMRWLGIEFADDTARRRYLVVLHVLWPTVLAVSLLPALGAQIALGAHRHARAAGAGLEALRVRETATAALTIALAGGFLLVTGWIAAERDVTLDLSYFRTSSPGSATAAMVEGLDEPLRVLLFFPEVNPVKDEALRYFRALARASGRVTIEEHDRVVSPRLAEEHRVTADGTVVLASGGREEHIVLGTGLPAARRALRTLDRTVQERLMALLRERRVAYLTTGHGELNDTASADLVADEGLGGVGTFQELLRLLNYEVRPLGLAEGLGREVPNDAAMVIALGPRRPFLAEELDALDRYLAGGGSLLLALDPESGFDLGPLVPRLGVRYVAETLVDDQQHLRQRGNNSDRRLIVTNRFSAHAATTTPSRARPGGAVLFVGAGHLQEAAADGAGWDGGTRGDAPRPTFIVRSLPSTFADRNGNFEFDEGLEERGSYNLVAAVEVAAGEATKGKASADDPERALSSGARPMRALVYADAGLFTDAVLRSLGLNAALVADGIKWLGGEEALAGVAESEEDIPIRHTRAEDVLWFYSTILGAPALVLTLGLVGVWRRRRRRGGVAS
- a CDS encoding NAD-dependent protein deacetylase, yielding MATSTTTTCAPPPALVELLRGRRVVVLAGAGCSTESGIPDYRGPQSVGRVRKPMTFQEFMGSDAARARYWARSAVGWRRIATARPNPAHRALARLEEGGVVRGIITQNVDGLHHAAGSRRVVELHGSLSRVRCLGCQTTFSREAYQRRLEELNAEWAARLARAAESGALEIKPDGDVELPAWALEGFRVPGCEACGGIVKPDVVFFGENVPREWVDEAWRLFEEGDVLLVVGSSLTVYSGRRFVLRAQQDGVPVAIINIGPTRADDAAAVKVEGRCGEVLPRLAEALLGAG
- a CDS encoding serine hydrolase — encoded protein: MLRLRRLSFVVLVFAASASPAWAQSAAPAASARAADPFASLDAYIEKARRDWQVPGLAIAIVRNDSVIFARGYGVREYGKNEPVDEHTLFAIASTSKAFTVAALGMLVDEGRIHWDDPVRKHLPDFELQDPYVTRHVTIRDLLTHRVGVAREDNVWIASPFDRREIIRRLRHLDQVNSFRHGYSYNNLMYMVAGEVVAAVADTSWDAFVEERLFRPLGMTRTTSRFDVVQTRDNVSSSHILSDGKIIVMDRRNYDALGPAGSIFSSVWEMAQWIRLHLNGGVYEGKRLLKRETIEEMHTPQVVMRIDSVTKRMFPTQNFSAYGLGWRLQDYHGRKVVQHTGSVNYTRTQVGMIPSEGIGVVAIANLSSSELQTALMYRVFDLLLGLPERDWSAEYLELERRSRASVAASAGQAEVKAAQRGPSLPLEAYAGTYSDSLYGDVTVTLEDGRLVLRYSPDYVADLEHWRFDTFRGRWRTRGFGQTTMTFGLDSRGRVRSLELQGFTTFRRRQ
- a CDS encoding cytochrome C biogenesis protein, coding for MTDASPVSLGLAFLAGLVSFLSPCVLPIVPSYVSFVTGLTLDELRAHGGAAARRHAALNAGLFILGFSVLFIALGASASALGAAVTRALPLLQQVGGVVIALFGLYLLGVLRVSALMRERRIQLASRPAGALGSIAAGLAFGAGWTPCIGPVLASILLYASLEATAPRGMMLLAAYALGLGVPFFVAAVALNAFLTRTRWLRRWMLPLQRVMGAFLIILGVLLFTGRFAVLSSFLAGFGQVIDLEVAP